Proteins found in one Methanobrevibacter ruminantium genomic segment:
- a CDS encoding DUF134 domain-containing protein has protein sequence MVRPKIERRIVKKPDYTCLKHGDVLENDQDTIKMNLDEFEAIRLGDYHNIKQKEAAELMGISQPTFHRIINSARKKTAMSLIEGKKIEINNENFQAEEKIYICKDCGFQWNNPKKEYTNCPDCKSQNIEIIKNDLEKSSTPQIFNVPEASKYPLNERRSFGGSGSGRGPSKACECPNCGHIVPKIRGFPCRNIKCPECGTPLCGSNHKEKS, from the coding sequence ATGGTTAGGCCAAAGATAGAAAGGAGAATTGTGAAAAAGCCTGATTACACTTGCCTAAAGCATGGAGATGTCTTGGAAAATGATCAAGACACCATTAAAATGAATCTTGATGAATTTGAAGCAATCAGATTAGGGGATTATCACAATATAAAGCAAAAAGAGGCTGCAGAATTAATGGGAATATCACAACCAACATTTCATAGAATCATTAACTCTGCAAGAAAAAAGACCGCTATGTCATTGATTGAAGGCAAAAAGATTGAAATAAACAATGAGAACTTTCAAGCAGAAGAAAAGATATACATCTGCAAGGATTGTGGATTTCAATGGAACAATCCCAAAAAGGAATACACAAACTGTCCTGACTGCAAGTCTCAAAACATTGAAATAATCAAGAATGATTTGGAAAAATCATCAACTCCTCAAATTTTCAATGTACCTGAAGCTTCAAAATATCCTTTGAATGAGAGACGTTCATTTGGAGGATCGGGAAGTGGAAGAGGACCATCAAAAGCATGCGAATGTCCTAATTGTGGACATATAGTACCAAAGATTAGAGGATTTCCATGCAGAAACATAAAATGTCCTGAATGCGGAACACCATTATGCGGTTCAAATCATAAGGAAAAAAGCTAA
- a CDS encoding MJ0144 family RNA dihydrouridine synthase-like protein has protein sequence MAGITNAEFAIKLIPYGFDTVTIGGYNTDNESIDACEKIIARGRKEFNYPKEEIYEVIENEVNTIKDSFDVTVSANLRGTTPDPLIEISKIPNLDIIEINCHCRQEELVAVGCGQSMLLRSDLEDYIKEVVKKSESKVSMKMRANVEGVDNLEIAKLAEECGVDYLHIDAMKKGVRDADFDLIKQIAANTNIFIIGNNSINSIAQTEKMLNAGANGISIARATISGKLNFDLNEIEI, from the coding sequence ATGGCAGGAATAACAAATGCAGAATTTGCAATTAAACTCATTCCATATGGATTTGACACAGTCACTATCGGAGGATACAATACTGACAATGAGTCAATAGACGCTTGTGAAAAGATTATAGCCAGAGGCAGGAAAGAGTTCAATTACCCTAAAGAAGAAATCTATGAGGTAATTGAAAATGAAGTTAACACAATTAAAGATAGTTTTGATGTAACAGTCAGTGCAAACTTGAGAGGAACCACTCCAGATCCACTGATTGAAATCAGCAAAATACCAAATCTCGACATAATTGAAATCAACTGTCATTGCAGACAGGAAGAGCTTGTTGCAGTTGGCTGTGGACAAAGCATGCTACTCAGATCAGACTTGGAAGATTACATAAAAGAAGTTGTTAAAAAATCAGAATCAAAAGTTTCAATGAAAATGAGAGCTAATGTCGAAGGTGTTGACAACCTTGAAATAGCAAAATTGGCGGAGGAATGTGGAGTAGACTACTTGCATATTGATGCTATGAAAAAAGGCGTCAGAGATGCTGATTTTGATTTGATAAAACAAATAGCAGCTAACACCAATATTTTCATAATTGGAAACAATTCAATCAATTCCATTGCACAAACAGAAAAAATGTTAAATGCTGGAGCAAATGGAATTTCAATAGCTAGAGCCACCATTAGTGGAAAATTAAATTTTGATTTGAATGAAATTGAAATTTAA
- a CDS encoding GTP cyclohydrolase III, with translation MIQMTLIQIDNYGPWTVTPRPRTESDLQILQAELFADVQRLIAAKKGLVFFTRFDNLLAVTNGLNEEDHMRIQRSIRNRYPITISMGVGAAETAHEAQRLATIALQKEGGAQSSGRKEILAINNLIENPEDSFVQAAHIDINSVTETLTDIESAFDTSFMVNKAQHYLMTKLREKGALLFFIGGDNFMSPCNGLSEDDLTQILKEIDEEIGIGLKAGIGRADNMEDAAYMADIGLEIIRAGNNKDWIHVIEEL, from the coding sequence ATGATACAAATGACTTTGATACAAATCGATAATTATGGTCCATGGACAGTAACTCCAAGACCACGTACAGAATCTGACCTTCAAATTTTACAAGCAGAACTTTTTGCAGATGTGCAAAGATTAATAGCTGCTAAAAAAGGTTTAGTTTTCTTTACAAGATTTGATAATTTACTTGCAGTCACAAATGGTCTTAACGAAGAAGACCACATGAGAATTCAAAGATCTATTAGAAACAGATACCCAATTACAATCAGTATGGGTGTAGGAGCAGCAGAAACTGCACACGAAGCTCAAAGATTAGCAACCATTGCACTTCAAAAAGAAGGTGGAGCTCAATCTTCTGGAAGAAAAGAAATACTAGCAATCAACAATTTAATTGAAAACCCAGAAGACAGTTTCGTGCAAGCTGCACACATTGATATCAACAGTGTTACTGAAACTTTAACTGATATTGAATCTGCTTTTGATACAAGCTTTATGGTAAACAAAGCACAACATTACTTAATGACTAAACTTAGAGAAAAAGGTGCATTATTATTCTTCATTGGTGGAGACAACTTCATGTCCCCATGTAATGGATTAAGTGAAGATGACCTTACCCAAATTCTCAAAGAGATTGATGAAGAAATTGGAATCGGCCTCAAAGCAGGTATCGGTAGAGCAGACAATATGGAAGATGCAGCATATATGGCTGACATCGGACTTGAAATAATTCGTGCAGGAAATAATAAAGATTGGATTCATGTAATCGAAGAGCTTTAA
- the cofD gene encoding 2-phospho-L-lactate transferase, whose protein sequence is MITIFSGGTGTPKLIQGIKEIYPEEEITVVVNTVENLYMSRGYIAADIDTVMYTFADMIDEEFWYGIKGDTYIVREQLIEMGTTELLRLGDKDRATKLQKAILLDEGWTLSDIVELQKDKLGIKANIIPMSDEESEISIVTKEHGEIEFHDFLIKYQCNCEVLEVKYAHVSPSPKLIESIEKSDKVIFGPSNPITSIRPIISIDGVEDALKEKEVIAISPFVGKSAFSGPAGQFMNAFGYETSSKGVAELYKSFLNTLVIDNQDEEFKEEIEEIIPNVIVTNTFMKTIEDKINLAKVVLE, encoded by the coding sequence ATGATAACTATTTTTTCTGGAGGCACAGGAACTCCAAAATTAATTCAAGGAATAAAGGAAATTTATCCTGAAGAAGAAATTACCGTTGTAGTCAATACTGTGGAAAACTTATATATGTCCAGAGGTTATATTGCAGCGGATATTGATACAGTGATGTATACCTTTGCAGATATGATAGATGAGGAATTCTGGTACGGAATCAAAGGGGATACATACATAGTTAGAGAACAGCTAATTGAAATGGGAACTACCGAATTGCTCAGATTAGGAGACAAGGATAGGGCAACCAAGCTTCAAAAGGCTATTTTGCTAGATGAAGGTTGGACATTATCAGACATTGTGGAACTCCAAAAGGATAAACTTGGCATTAAGGCAAACATAATTCCAATGAGTGATGAGGAATCTGAAATAAGCATTGTCACCAAGGAGCATGGTGAAATTGAGTTCCATGACTTTTTGATCAAATACCAGTGCAACTGTGAAGTTCTTGAAGTGAAATACGCTCATGTGAGCCCTAGCCCAAAACTTATTGAATCAATAGAAAAATCTGATAAGGTGATTTTTGGACCATCAAACCCAATCACTTCAATCAGACCAATCATTTCAATAGATGGCGTTGAAGATGCCCTTAAGGAAAAAGAGGTTATTGCAATTTCACCATTTGTAGGAAAATCCGCATTTAGCGGACCTGCAGGACAATTCATGAATGCATTTGGCTATGAAACATCTTCCAAAGGAGTCGCCGAACTTTATAAATCATTCCTAAACACATTGGTGATTGATAACCAAGATGAAGAGTTCAAAGAAGAGATTGAAGAGATTATTCCAAATGTAATCGTAACCAACACTTTCATGAAAACAATTGAAGATAAAATCAATCTTGCAAAAGTGGTTTTGGAATAA
- a CDS encoding coenzyme F420-0:L-glutamate ligase, translating into MTLKLCGLKEIPLVKKGDNIAKIIEEDLEKENLTLEDGDILLIAETLISKAEGNYIKIDELEPSEETRKIAEKCKKDPKLVEAILQESNEIVAVGPNFIVTETKHGFVCANSGIDESNVEEGLATPMPKNPDQSAKEIREYLEEKTDKEIAVIITDTQGRAFRVGAIGTAIGCSGINPLWVRIGEEDLFGRALETTEVATADELAAAASLLMGQANEGIPIVLIRGFDAFNHLRDTETGIKPLLRPKEFDVFRK; encoded by the coding sequence ATGACTTTAAAATTATGTGGATTAAAAGAAATTCCTTTAGTTAAGAAAGGAGATAATATAGCTAAGATTATCGAAGAGGATTTGGAAAAGGAAAATCTCACTCTTGAAGATGGAGATATTTTGCTTATTGCTGAAACATTGATTTCAAAGGCTGAAGGCAACTATATTAAAATCGATGAATTGGAGCCTAGCGAAGAGACAAGGAAAATTGCAGAAAAATGCAAAAAGGACCCGAAACTTGTTGAAGCGATTTTACAGGAATCAAATGAAATCGTTGCAGTCGGACCTAATTTCATTGTAACTGAAACCAAACATGGATTTGTTTGTGCAAACTCAGGAATTGATGAATCCAATGTGGAAGAAGGTTTAGCAACCCCAATGCCTAAGAATCCTGACCAATCCGCTAAGGAAATAAGAGAGTACTTGGAAGAAAAAACAGATAAGGAAATTGCTGTAATCATTACAGATACTCAAGGAAGAGCATTTAGAGTTGGTGCAATTGGAACAGCTATTGGCTGCTCTGGAATCAATCCTCTCTGGGTAAGAATCGGTGAAGAAGACCTATTCGGCAGAGCCCTTGAAACAACTGAAGTTGCAACTGCAGATGAGCTTGCAGCAGCGGCATCCTTATTGATGGGTCAAGCAAATGAAGGAATCCCTATCGTATTGATTAGAGGATTTGATGCATTTAACCATCTCAGAGACACTGAAACTGGAATCAAGCCATTGCTTAGACCTAAAGAATTTGATGTATTTAGAAAATAG